tgttattaataaaataataaataaataattttacaaaaaaaatataaaattatttataatagtaTTTTTGGAATCTTTAATGACTTGAAATCTTCAATAATTGAATCAGAATTAAATTTTTCagtaatttttttctcaattttttttattgttttcactgTTCAAAATGATCGCTCTGTAGTAATTGTAGAAATTGAAAGAATTAATATTACACGAATCAATCTATTAATCAAGAGACTTACTTATTGAATAGAGAGTTAccaaatataaataaagaaacTGTAAATCTAAATGCTTTTaagttataataaaatatttgagacaattaaactaattttttatttttttaaaaaatattactaattttttaataaaactttTGGGAGGACCACCATCCCATTGTCTCAACTAAATTTCGCCAAGTATCCTCTGCTTGAATAGGTCCATCGATATATACCCCCTTGCTTGCGATATTTGGATTTCTGAATACGTGGACGACGTCTACAAAGCAGTAAGAATAGAAGAAGTCTTAGCCATGGACCGGGGTCATGGCCTCATGGGTACCTATTGACAAGTATTTCTTGTATAAGTGTATATAACATTACAgctaaactttttaaatattgagataagtttggtattttaaaaaatgttcaGCGATTTTCTCGTGTTTCCCGTATATGCGGAGAAATCTGACATAAATTCAATTTGACACGCGGAATTgtcatttattatattttttaattttcgaaaaacgcAAAACTACaacagtattttatttttattatttttaattttttaaaaattataaaacttcAGTATCGTTttgtcatttattgtttttttattttaataaaaaaatcaaaatgacaATATCATATTATATTCTTCCACacagttaaaaatattatattctcTTAACAAACTGATAATAGATAGGAAAGGATAGGATTTGGACTCTACCCTAATCCTACCTAAaagttaaacttttttttaaaaattccaCTCTATTCTATATAGGGATTGAGATTCTCTCGATGCTAACCTTACTCGTATTCTAAATTTCTAAATCCTACCCTACTCGACGTTGCTCgcagagaaataaaaaattttcaaacaaatataaaattcaataattacaaattttatacatattaataaagtaaaaaataaaaaattaaattcaaagtaaaaataaaaaattttatacatgTTAATGAAACCTCTTTCTTTTACTATGTTTATGAAACTTTGATTTTGCCACATAACGACTAACGACGCTTATTTAAGATACACAAAGTGGCTAGAAGCTATTTTTATCAAGTAGATGATATGTGAAAATTTGTGCCAAAAAAGGGGTTACACCCAGTGACGAAACTTGGAATAAAATTTTGGGGGGGTCATAATGAAGATAATTGTCAAAATGCTTTTTATATGGACTCCATTTAAGATAAGCTCGTCTAATCTCATTTCTCTGGTTTTGGTGATATTGCTGAATTTAAAGCTGTTTTTCAGGGTCTCGTTCCAaaaaattaaggtcaaactTATCAGATGTaactttttgaacttttaaaagttgtatctcacttttttcgcgattcattaaagtagaaaaaCTATCTACATGTGTTGATATTgtaaaaattatatgttttccttcttaaatattagtcttcctcttaaaaaatgcatcaattctttaatttttcattattattttataataaaatttaaatatatatcctGTAGAATATGTAAAGAAGAAGTTAGaagaacaaatattaaaatttataatatttattgaatttttttatcaatttatacaaatacaataatattaatacttatcgaatattcaattattttttatcatataaaaaattaaattaaataaatagtaaaatataaaataatattaaattaaataaataaaaatatctaattttttatatttaaacttAAAGGTAGAAAGAGTATTgcttattaaatttattaggtactttaaatcataataaagtatttaaaccaattgaattattttttattttttgaaaaagtactactaatttttttataaaaagtttgggGGGACCGTGGCCCCCTTTGTCTGAACTAAGCTCCACCACTGGTTACACCAGAGCAACAACTCTACAGACAGAGCCAGTATGTATGTCATTGTAGATCAGAAGAAAATCAGCGTCAATTAATCAGTTAAATTTTTGGGGATCAAAATACTGATAAGCCGCGAAGTAGGTCTGAGCCACAGTAAGAAGCAACAAAACGAAGGCAGCAAGTGCAGAGATAAAGGACCATGGCGTATCAAAATACCTATACTTGAAGGTAGCCCACTGAACATGCCAACTATTACTATAATACTGATGAACCTCGTTGAACAATCGAGACAAGTAACACATTTCCAAGTCAACCGCGACGTCTTTGCCAGCGTTGTTAACGAAGCTCGCAACTTCCCCTTCAGTCCCAAAGTGGTTCTCTATTATGTTCCTGTCGCACAGGTACTCCACATCCCTGTACGTGTTTATGAGGCAGTCCAAAAGCGTGACGTACGTGGTGAACTGCTTGGAGCACGAGCTGTAGCACTGCTCGAACGCCACACAGTTGAGCAAGAACGAGCTCATGAAGTCGTCTACCGTTAGCATCGGCATCTCGATCACGCCGTGTTTGAATGTTACTTGCAGGAATGTTTCTTTGTCGTTCCCCGGGTTGATCTTGATCCCTGAACACCGAAGCTTGGAGACGCATTGGATCACGTGCGTTGGTGTTGACACCGTTTTTGGCTCTGCCACTTGTTCGTCGTTCGGGATGAAGCTGGACCGAATCAGGTCCAGTAAGTGCATCCCCTTTGCCGTCGTGCTCTTCTGCGCTATTACCTGTATTGCACATATTGAATACATATACACGTAggattattaaatataaatataattgtgCATCATAAACTAGGACACACCTCGTCTGGCCTAAGCAAAATGTTATTGAAGAATTCCAGTGCAAGGGCAGTGAGCGAGGACGTTGACTTATCTTGGGGGATGTTTGAGACCTCAAACAAGCGTTGAAGGATGAAGAACGGGATCTGGTTTTCTAGCTTGAGGAAATCTCGGTAGAAAAAGGGTAAAATCCAGGACATGGTGACTAAGGGATCGTTGAGTTCAAAGGGTACCAATCTTGCAACCTTGCGGAAGAGCTCGATGATGAAACAACCGTCAAGGACCATCATCTCGATGAAATCGTGGGTGTCTAGTTGAAGGGCTTCGGAGTAACACTCTCTGGCTCTGGATTCTAAGGGTGCCAGGGATTCTAATAGGGCCTCTAAAGTTAACCCATGGAGGTGTGTCCGAGCAAGTAGGGAAGCGAGGTAGCTCCACTTGTGTTCCTCGATCATGTTCAGGCGAGATTGGGCGCGGTGGTAAGGACCAATGGACACGATTCGGGGATGGTAGGCTTTTCCGTTTGCGTCGATTAGGCTCTGTGGAACCCTGAAGATGCAACAGGTTCTCTTGCCTGCGCCTTTACTTAAAAGTTTAGGGCTACCTGTGATCTTGGCTTGCATGGAAGCTAGTCTCTCTTGGTTAACTTTCCACTTGCACATGTCTATTACGTGGTAATTGTTTTTGTTGGGTTCTCCTCCATCTTCTTCATTGGAACTGTTTCCCATGGTGGAACTTGGTTGTCGGTGGTAGATGGGAGTGGTGGCTTAGTTTCTTCCAATAATTTAGTTCGTCACGctgttgattttaatttatattttgttgggACATGCATTATACATTACTTGCACGCATTGGATGGATGGCGTATTGACATTGGCCCAGGCTCTTTAATGTGGCAACTGGGGAAGCCGACACCTTTGAAAGTTTTGTTATTTGATGGACCATATGAAAAGGGGACAGAAGCAGAAATTACTGGAGAAAGTCCTTGGAAAAGACACTATGATCATCATTTGAAGACCAAACacatataaaaatgttaaaagtaTGGCAAACATGGAGCAAAACACAATTTGGTGTGTTTGAACGTCAGAATTCCATGCCATCCGGGAACAGGGGTGATCTCTTCTAAATTTGTAGGGGGTTGATACTTGAtactataaaataaaactgTTTACACAACTTGACAAAATTTTGGTAGGCCCAAACTGAAGGAATACGTTGGTTCCACTAAATGGGTAAATGTGGAACGGGAAGAAACCAAACAAGTGTACCTCTATAGAGAAAGAGAGTGCTTCAATTGGGCCAGGATACTAGtcgatatatttttaatattgactATTTTGGATGTTGAATTTTTGATAGATGGAGCCCAGTCTCACAACGTTCATCCCCAGAAATCAAAATAGGCCCAGGAAAGCACAACACAAACCAAGAGCTGCAAACGATAGCGATCGATCACTGCCACTGGAAAAGCATAACCTGAAGAGAATCCATCTGGGTTGATTAACACAACAAGGAGATCAGTAAAAGAAATCCAGAAACAAACAATATGCAAATTTGACTTGACAAGTCATATCCAAACACGAAAAGAAAAGGGGcattggaaaaagaaaaaaacataagATTAGACTGATTGGTCCTTGTCAAATTGATCCTTTCTTGAGTGAAGTGAGTAGTACTCAATCCTCATTACATACTATTCTCCGCCGACAACTAACATCTAACAATTCCTTCTTCCAatattaattagtaaataataaacataacatCAACATTAAGTgtgaaaattataaatattaagaaaGTCGACTTGCTACATACACGAGTCATGTACATATACCCAGATTATCTTCTTGGGtttacttctctttttttttagattatatCTAACTAAGCCTATTCTAAGGtggtgaaaaaagaaaagaaagaataaggTAAAATCTTGGACAATTTAATTAGCTGAGCTGCGTCAAAATTTGGCCACGGTTTTAACATTCTAGCTCCTCTGAGAATTCTTCAACTAGAAATCCAAAGATAGCAAGTTCAAGCTCCCCAGCCATGTCCCTTATCTGATccacatttttcttcttccaacCATTTTCCTCTCTTGTAAAATCTTCTTCTATCATCATGTCAATTGTGTTTGACTCCACTTGTTTCCAAAGCTCCATTCTCTTGCACACCTTTCTCACCACCATGTCCCTATTATTATAATCTTCTAAGCACTCAATTTCCCTCTCTTCCTCTGCAATGACATCAGATACAAGTCTCTTAAGGCCTTCTGGGAATTGAAGTCTTGATGACTCAAAGAGAGCTTCAAATACTTGTTCTATCAAGCAATTTTCTTTACACGATAATGCTTCACTGGCCTCGTAtacatatccatcatcttccaTGACCgtttcatcctcctcctcttcttgaTCCAGCATTATTTTCTCGAGTTCTACCGGATCTAGCCCCGCGAGTTTCTCGAATCTACGAAGCTTGTACAATAGCTTCTGCTTAGTTCctgtcaaaataaaaaattatcaatcataaataatatatttgattgATGTTCAAACAATGCAAAACATGGAAAACAATGAGTTCAAGATGCATTAAAGCTCAGACGCTATTAGTGGGAAATTTAAGGCGTGGGAAACCCGAAACAGATCATAAAATGGGTTCCACCACTAGTTTAATTACCATAGCCATGTTAAATTGATCTGTAACTAAGAATTGGTATGCAACAACCAAAAAGGACCAACTTTTATGAAACCCCAAAGGGCTAAGATAGCTCAAATGTTATGCAGCGCACTAAATACAAGTATATCCCAATCTAGGAGAGATTTCCTAACATGAAAAGATGTGGGTCACGTTAGAATTTATTTACAAAATGGCACAAATACTTTTCAACTTAGCTGTAAAAACAAAGAGTACGCCAAAGCCACATTGAATGGGAAATGCTCTCTGAGTGCTTAGCATATGTGATCTTCCAAATGGAACCCACATAGATAGCGCGGTTACAATATCGACACAATCACATCACCTAGAATGATGAATCATTTTTCGCTCTTAGGCTAATTAAGTAGGTGCACAGTTTTCATTATTAATCTGCAGTGATAAGATAATTGAGTATGAAATGAATGAACACAAATAAAAACAGTGACACCACCATTTCTCCATCACCAAATGAAAGAGGCGTGTGGGATGGGGCGTTGAGGGAAAACGACGGCACAACAAACAGAGAGAAtggtacaaaaataaataaatgaaattatGACATACTCTGCATTATGGCATAGCTGCACTCCAAATCGAAACCATGCTCCTCATTTTCGTCCTCGTCGTCGTTTCCATGCGCTTCGTCATCGTCCTCGAAGGGTGGGTCTAGAACAGACACGGGACTACACTGTTCCTTATCTTCTTCTAGTTCCCCCGATCGGAATTTATGCACACTCTCACCGCCGTTACTTTCTTTGTCctattaagataagataaaatgtTCATCAGCAAATATGTTATAAATTAATATGGAAGGTACATCCAGTTCTAACGAAATATTCAAATTAATGTTATTGAGTGACGATGCTTGCTGTTTATTGCGGTACAAGATGCCCTCTTTACAAATTGAACAAGAATACAATACAAACTTGGAACCGTTATGTGCTTAATGGCGAATGTGGGGATCTAATGACGGCAAGCAAGAGCAAACAAAAATCACAGTTTGTCATGTTTTATGAAAAAAGTCCACTTGAAGTGAGAAAATGGAGAAAAGATTTGCATGTGGCAGAAAAAGAATCGAAAAGTACAATCATAAAagcataacaataataataacaacacgGTCCATGGAGCTAAATCTTAAAGGAAATAGCAGATTACCGACAAAGAATAAACTAAACCCCTGAATGATTAATATAGTAAGGTTGAGAGACGAGTTGACTCAGAAAACAAAAACTGATCAACGAACCTGCGTAGTGTGGGGAGTCTGTGGTGATGAGGGCGGAGGTGAAGGTAGCTCCGGCGTGTTGAGGCCGGAGGAGGAGTAGGGGCTCTTTTGAAGAACAAAACGGAATGGGCTTTCACAGAATCCTCCATTGTGAATAATATGGCGGTGGTGGTGGTCATCAAAGTTCGTACTAGTGCTACTTGAGGTTTCCATGTCGAGAGACTCATCATCGTTGCTCTCTGACCAAACAGAGTATGAACATCGAAACCCCAACTCGTAGGATCTATTAATCACATTTTCTCGATCTTTGAGGGAGCTCACCTTGAGCTTGTGCTTGCGGCGGTTCTGCTTTAGTCTCCTGAAGAAGGAGCCCAATAGGCCGAAGCCGTGATTGGTCTTTTTGTGTTTGTGGATCCTGAGAGCGGCTTCGAGAAGAAGCGCGGCGGTTCGAGAAGGAATGTGAAGGAATATGGGCTTCTTGTTATTATTGGGCGATGGGAGTTCCAAGAGAGGGGAtttagtggtggtggtggtggtggtagtggaGGTGGAGAAGCATGCGTTCTTGCAGAGATTGAGTGGGAAAGTTGTGCTGCGTTGTTTGCTGTAGACGAGAGTAGTAGTGGTGGTCTTCATGTGGGTTCTCCTATCGGAAATGTACTTGTTTAGTAGGAAAGGCTCTTGCTCTTCTTTCAGAAGCTCCTGTAACAAGGACTTGTGACCCATCACGTTAGTTTTGGTTCAAGACGGAGAGAGCAGAGTTTGAGGAATGCGAGTGTTGTAGCTACAACATTTGGGGgaagagagacagagagaaagaaagagagaatgcCGTGGAGATTCAAATCTAGTCTAATAGAAAAGGCTAAAGTATCCAGGTTATAAgagcagagaagagaagagactGATTGGTGAATGGTAAACGAATTACTATAGAATAATGTTCCAGAGTGGAGGTGGGGGAGACAATACAAAAcacaacaaatatttaaaattctgtATTCTGTAATCTGTATGTAGATTGTAGAGCCAGGAGGGGGCTAGCCGGCTAGGTAGGCTGCTTCCATAAAACAAAATACTGACTACTGCTATACTAATACACAAAATCACTTTCTCAACTACAGATTACGGTCATTAGTAactaattaggattaggatGCCAGCGGTTACTGAGCCCAGTTGCCAAGTCTCAACGTAGTCCCTCCTGTCAACACATTTCTGGGGGCAACCTGCGATTGTAAACCATGTTTTAAATGTTACCGCAAATCCGTAATTAGCTAATTATATACTCTACGTTTTTGTCTCACCCCTCAATATTTGACTGCTGAGTGCTAACAAGGCTACCACTACACAAGGCTCTCTTTATTGTTGTTCGGTTCTCCCTTCTCCCTTCATCTTAATATCCTACCACAGCTACGAGTGTTCGCGGTgcagtttggtttggttttttaGGAAAAAGTCATTCGATCCGATCGTCTAATTAAGTTACGGTTcgatttggtttggttttttTGTCAAGGCCATCCGAACCAagtcaaatcaattaaaatcggtttggtttggtttggtttatttggttttctatcaatttaaaaaatattactaccATACTATTATGCAAAGTCATAACATTGAAATCAACAAACAGAAATACACAATAGCTAACAAAGTCTTGATTTAATGAAATTTAACGACAACAGAATTCAAATACGACAATTAAAGAAGTTTAATAGTTCAACAGTCAacacaactgaaaataaaaataaattgtcattATACTGATAGCAAAGTTATGGTGTCTTCTCCAACAAAATAGCTAAACTTCTTAATACAAACCAACCtgaaataacaacaacaacaacaacaacaacaacaacaacaataataataataataataataaatataaggaGAACAATTCCTACCATAACAAGATGTACTCAATTAGACTCAACACCAGAATCTTCTTCACTAGGGTCAGGAGTGGGTGCAACTtctacaaaatataataaacaagAAGCAATcataacaaataatatatattaataaaaactatattaaaataaaaaattataagtagAAACTTAACCATACCTAATTCCAACTTCTCCAATTCCTCGATGAGTTCCTCAAGGACAAGTTTTGGAGAGTTTCGAAGCCAATTTTGTGTACAAATTAACGCTTCAGCTGTCATCGGAGTTAGAGAACTCATATAATTATCCAACACCTTTCCTCCAGTACTAAATGTCGATTCTGAAGCAACTGTGGAAACTGGCATGGCTAAGACATCTCTTGCAATCTGCCCAAGAATTGGATATTTAGTGGAATTCACTTTCCACCAATTTAGAATGTCGAATTGCATGCCACTCTTCTCTAATGCCTCCATAAGATATAACTCCACCTCATTCTTGTTAACACTCTCATTGAATTGCATTTCCTTCTAAAATTCCATAGCAAAAGAAGTTTCATGTGCCTCAAGCTCTTGTGTGCTAATTTCAGGAGGATCTTGCCGAGTAGATCTTTGATAGTTACCACCAAACAGCCTATAGCTATCAAACACCTTGAAAAGCGTCTCCTTCACCTTTGAAGTTAAGAATTCAGCATCTTCTTTTTCATACAACTTTTCAAAACTCCACTTAATCAATTGAAGCGTATACCTAGGATCAAGAACAGTTGCAATGAAAATtatcatgtttg
This portion of the Arachis duranensis cultivar V14167 chromosome 6, aradu.V14167.gnm2.J7QH, whole genome shotgun sequence genome encodes:
- the LOC107493758 gene encoding UPF0481 protein At3g47200, which codes for MGNSSNEEDGGEPNKNNYHVIDMCKWKVNQERLASMQAKITGSPKLLSKGAGKRTCCIFRVPQSLIDANGKAYHPRIVSIGPYHRAQSRLNMIEEHKWSYLASLLARTHLHGLTLEALLESLAPLESRARECYSEALQLDTHDFIEMMVLDGCFIIELFRKVARLVPFELNDPLVTMSWILPFFYRDFLKLENQIPFFILQRLFEVSNIPQDKSTSSLTALALEFFNNILLRPDEVIAQKSTTAKGMHLLDLIRSSFIPNDEQVAEPKTVSTPTHVIQCVSKLRCSGIKINPGNDKETFLQVTFKHGVIEMPMLTVDDFMSSFLLNCVAFEQCYSSCSKQFTTYVTLLDCLINTYRDVEYLCDRNIIENHFGTEGEVASFVNNAGKDVAVDLEMCYLSRLFNEVHQYYSNSWHVQWATFKYRYFDTPWSFISALAAFVLLLLTVAQTYFAAYQYFDPQKFN
- the LOC107493759 gene encoding uncharacterized protein LOC107493759: MGHKSLLQELLKEEQEPFLLNKYISDRRTHMKTTTTTLVYSKQRSTTFPLNLCKNACFSTSTTTTTTTTKSPLLELPSPNNNKKPIFLHIPSRTAALLLEAALRIHKHKKTNHGFGLLGSFFRRLKQNRRKHKLKVSSLKDRENVINRSYELGFRCSYSVWSESNDDESLDMETSSSTSTNFDDHHHRHIIHNGGFCESPFRFVLQKSPYSSSGLNTPELPSPPPSSPQTPHTTQDKESNGGESVHKFRSGELEEDKEQCSPVSVLDPPFEDDDEAHGNDDEDENEEHGFDLECSYAIMQRTKQKLLYKLRRFEKLAGLDPVELEKIMLDQEEEEDETVMEDDGYVYEASEALSCKENCLIEQVFEALFESSRLQFPEGLKRLVSDVIAEEEREIECLEDYNNRDMVVRKVCKRMELWKQVESNTIDMMIEEDFTREENGWKKKNVDQIRDMAGELELAIFGFLVEEFSEELEC